The Erythrobacter sp. Alg231-14 genome has a segment encoding these proteins:
- the parE gene encoding DNA topoisomerase IV subunit B translates to MSDDLFENTPTSSGDYDSSSIEVLEGLEPVRRRPGMYIGGTDDRALHHLAAEVLDNAMDEAVAGHASRIEMRLDEANRLHISDNGRGIPVDEHPKFPGKSTLEVILSTLHSGGKFSGKAYATSGGLHGVGVSVVNALSSHTRVEVARDKQLYAQEFSKGETLGKIEVVGAAPNRRGTTVSFTPDTEIFGDRQFKPHRLFKLARSKAYLFAGVEIRWKCAESLSSEDVPTEAVFKFPGGLADHLAEQIGSRECVTAQVFAGNQDFPDDNGQSMGRVEWAIGWPLYSDGSTSWYCNTVPTPDGGTHEQGLRGALTKALRAFGDLTGAKKAKDITADDIMTGGEVMLSVFIRDPQFQSQTKDRLTSPEAARLVENAVRDHFDHFLTDNMDRGKALLGEVMERMDERLRRKQEREIKRKTATNAKKLRLPGKLTDCSGEGDRETELFIVEGDSAGGSAKQARDRKTQAILPIRGKILNVASATADKIRANSEIADLTLAMGCGTRKDCDATDLRYDRIIIMTDADVDGAHIATLLMTFFFQEMPDVVRSGALYLAQPPLYRLTAGKESRYARDDVHRAELEATVFKGKKVEVGRFKGLGEMNPQQLRETTMNPETRSLVRITLPVEFEQRAGVKELVDQLMGRNPEHRFNFIQNRAGEMDRDMIDA, encoded by the coding sequence ATGTCTGATGATCTGTTTGAAAACACGCCCACCTCAAGCGGCGATTACGATAGCTCCTCCATCGAAGTCCTCGAAGGACTCGAACCGGTGCGTCGTCGTCCCGGCATGTATATTGGCGGCACTGATGATCGCGCGCTGCATCATCTTGCCGCCGAAGTGCTGGACAACGCCATGGATGAGGCGGTGGCCGGCCACGCCAGCCGGATTGAAATGCGTCTGGATGAAGCGAACCGGTTGCATATTTCGGACAATGGCCGCGGCATCCCGGTTGATGAACATCCGAAATTTCCGGGCAAATCGACCCTAGAGGTGATTTTGTCGACGCTCCATTCGGGCGGCAAGTTTTCGGGGAAAGCCTACGCAACAAGCGGCGGCCTTCACGGTGTCGGCGTTAGCGTGGTGAACGCATTGTCATCCCACACCCGAGTTGAGGTGGCGCGCGATAAGCAACTTTATGCGCAGGAGTTCTCTAAAGGCGAGACCCTAGGCAAAATTGAAGTGGTCGGCGCGGCGCCGAACCGTCGCGGGACGACTGTGAGTTTTACCCCAGACACGGAAATTTTTGGCGACCGTCAGTTTAAACCGCACCGCTTGTTCAAACTCGCCCGGTCAAAAGCGTATTTGTTCGCCGGCGTGGAAATCCGTTGGAAGTGTGCAGAAAGCCTATCCAGCGAAGACGTGCCCACAGAAGCTGTGTTCAAATTCCCCGGTGGTTTGGCCGATCATTTGGCCGAGCAAATCGGATCGCGCGAATGTGTCACCGCGCAAGTGTTCGCCGGCAATCAAGATTTCCCAGACGATAACGGCCAATCCATGGGCCGGGTCGAATGGGCGATCGGGTGGCCATTGTATTCGGACGGCTCGACAAGCTGGTATTGCAACACCGTGCCCACACCCGATGGTGGCACTCACGAACAAGGGTTGCGCGGAGCTTTGACCAAGGCCTTGCGCGCCTTTGGTGATTTGACCGGTGCCAAAAAAGCAAAAGACATCACGGCCGATGATATTATGACCGGCGGCGAGGTGATGCTTTCTGTATTTATTCGCGATCCTCAATTTCAATCTCAAACGAAAGATCGGCTGACATCACCAGAAGCCGCGCGTTTGGTGGAAAATGCGGTGCGCGATCACTTCGACCACTTCCTGACCGACAATATGGATCGGGGTAAGGCGTTGCTGGGCGAAGTCATGGAGCGCATGGATGAACGCCTGCGTCGCAAGCAAGAACGTGAGATTAAGCGCAAAACTGCGACCAATGCGAAGAAACTGCGGTTGCCCGGAAAACTGACCGATTGCTCGGGCGAAGGCGACCGGGAAACTGAATTGTTCATCGTCGAAGGAGATTCCGCGGGTGGCAGCGCGAAACAAGCGCGCGATCGGAAAACTCAGGCTATTCTCCCGATCCGGGGTAAAATCCTAAACGTTGCCAGTGCGACGGCGGACAAGATTCGCGCCAATTCCGAAATTGCGGATCTGACTTTGGCGATGGGTTGCGGCACGCGCAAAGATTGTGACGCGACCGATCTACGGTATGACCGCATCATCATCATGACCGATGCCGATGTTGACGGTGCGCATATCGCGACTTTGTTGATGACGTTCTTCTTCCAAGAAATGCCCGATGTCGTGCGAAGCGGTGCGCTGTATCTGGCACAGCCGCCACTTTACCGCCTAACTGCGGGCAAAGAGAGCCGGTACGCACGCGACGATGTGCATCGCGCGGAATTGGAAGCCACCGTCTTTAAGGGGAAAAAGGTCGAAGTCGGGCGGTTCAAAGGCTTGGGCGAAATGAACCCGCAACAGCTGCGCGAAACGACAATGAACCCAGAAACCCGATCATTGGTGCGCATCACCCTGCCGGTGGAATTTGAGCAACGGGCCGGTGTGAAAGAGTTGGTCGATCAATTGATGGGGCGCAATCCAGAACACCGGTTTAACTTCATCCAAAACCGCGCGGGCGAAATGGACCGGGACATGATCGATGCCTGA
- a CDS encoding sigma-70 family RNA polymerase sigma factor, which yields MNQDAETLYRQAGEQFAPAIARLAQAIERNPEKARDLEQDIHCAIWSSLTRFNGRCALKTWVYRVAHNVAADHIEKSVRGPKKVPLEHIDTLPAMKDPEKDAAQALVLAQVAELIRRLPPLDAQVIVLWLEGESTVNISDITGLSKTAVGVRVHRIKSLIAGHFEEPFETGETS from the coding sequence ATGAACCAAGACGCAGAGACATTGTACCGGCAAGCAGGCGAGCAATTTGCGCCCGCTATTGCCCGTCTGGCCCAAGCAATTGAACGCAACCCAGAAAAAGCACGCGATCTTGAGCAGGATATACACTGCGCGATCTGGTCAAGTTTGACGCGCTTTAACGGGCGTTGTGCGCTGAAAACGTGGGTCTATCGAGTCGCTCACAATGTTGCCGCCGATCACATCGAAAAATCGGTGCGTGGACCCAAGAAAGTGCCGTTGGAACACATCGACACTTTGCCAGCGATGAAAGACCCCGAAAAGGACGCAGCTCAAGCGTTGGTTCTTGCTCAGGTGGCAGAATTGATCCGCCGTCTCCCTCCGCTTGATGCACAGGTGATTGTGCTTTGGCTCGAAGGGGAAAGCACCGTCAATATTTCAGACATTACCGGCCTTTCGAAAACCGCGGTTGGTGTGCGGGTTCACCGCATCAAATCGCTGATTGCGGGACATTTTGAAGAGCCCTTTGAAACAGGAGAAACATCGTGA
- a CDS encoding serine hydrolase, with protein sequence MTLSSNIAPQNIVCKAGLAAVLSGAALIAFSALPAPALAQEASQNEAKEETEQSALEIRAEHVVAIFNGEMDPQDVFTDGFLAQVPPAMLNATIQQWLAQYGAAQSVDNLGPVSDTRTALAIRMERAIARGGMAIDPDDDNRISELIFQSFDPINDTVEKIESDLAALPGTVSAWFGPLDGGTPTVAVNADAQMALGSTFKLYVLAALSREVAQGKRNWDDRVDLSVSSFPSGMMQDWPQGSPVTLHTLASLMISISDNTATDQLIAILGRDAVFQAMVDSGHSAPELNDPFLTTRELFMLKGGPAGRLKTYAQGDAELRLQILEGIEDNPVSIGDIGAAFASGPNTIDVEWFGNAADLTSLFRFMRENGEETAFQIMGINPSMTASTRSQWDYAGYKGGSEPGVLNLTWLVTDNAGQDHALVLSWSNSEASLTNDDLERIAERILNLPR encoded by the coding sequence ATGACACTCTCATCCAACATCGCACCTCAGAATATCGTCTGTAAGGCGGGCCTTGCTGCCGTCCTTTCTGGCGCCGCGTTGATTGCTTTTTCTGCATTGCCAGCCCCCGCATTGGCCCAAGAGGCGTCACAGAATGAGGCAAAGGAAGAGACGGAGCAGAGCGCGCTCGAGATTAGAGCCGAGCACGTTGTTGCCATCTTCAATGGCGAGATGGACCCGCAAGACGTTTTCACCGATGGTTTCCTTGCGCAGGTTCCGCCCGCGATGCTGAACGCGACGATCCAGCAATGGTTGGCCCAATACGGGGCGGCGCAATCGGTCGACAACCTCGGTCCCGTAAGCGACACACGAACTGCTTTGGCAATTCGGATGGAACGGGCGATTGCTCGGGGTGGAATGGCGATTGATCCAGACGACGACAACCGGATCAGCGAGCTGATCTTTCAATCCTTTGATCCCATTAATGACACAGTCGAGAAAATCGAATCTGATCTAGCCGCCCTTCCCGGAACGGTCAGTGCATGGTTCGGCCCGCTTGATGGAGGGACACCCACGGTTGCAGTGAACGCAGATGCACAAATGGCGTTGGGATCGACATTCAAATTGTACGTCTTGGCCGCCTTGTCCCGCGAAGTGGCACAGGGGAAACGCAATTGGGACGACCGCGTCGATTTGAGCGTCAGCAGCTTTCCCAGTGGCATGATGCAAGATTGGCCTCAAGGCTCGCCGGTCACGCTTCACACGCTGGCCAGCCTCATGATTTCGATCAGCGATAACACCGCGACCGATCAATTGATCGCCATCCTAGGTCGCGACGCCGTTTTCCAGGCTATGGTCGACAGTGGCCACAGCGCACCCGAGCTGAACGATCCGTTTCTGACCACGCGCGAATTATTCATGTTAAAAGGCGGACCAGCAGGGCGGTTGAAGACCTATGCTCAAGGTGACGCAGAATTGCGGCTGCAGATTCTTGAAGGGATTGAAGACAATCCCGTTTCCATAGGCGACATCGGCGCAGCCTTCGCCAGCGGTCCCAACACGATTGACGTGGAATGGTTCGGCAACGCCGCCGATTTGACCAGTCTTTTCCGATTTATGCGTGAAAATGGTGAGGAGACAGCATTCCAAATCATGGGCATCAATCCATCGATGACAGCGAGCACGCGCTCACAGTGGGATTATGCAGGGTATAAGGGAGGATCAGAGCCGGGCGTTCTCAATCTGACATGGTTGGTTACCGATAATGCTGGCCAAGACCATGCCTTGGTCCTGAGTTGGAGCAATTCGGAAGCCAGTTTGACCAATGATGATCTGGAACGGATCGCCGAACGCATCTTAAACCTACCGCGATAG
- a CDS encoding AAA family ATPase: MSDQTTEQQRFEGTSDYIATEDLKVAVNAAVTLRRPLLVKGEPGTGKTVLAHEIAKAVGAPLIEWNIKSTTKAQQGLYEYDAVARLRDGQLGEERVHDIRNYIKKGKLWEAFTSEKLPVLLIDEIDKADIEFPNDLLQELDRMSFDVYETQERVEAKERPIVVITSNNEKELPDAFLRRCFFHYIKFPDRDTMQSIIDVHYPGIQKTLVKKAMDIFYELREVPGLKKKPSTSELLDWLKLLLNEDMPLDILQDSNPNSAIPPLHGALLKNEQDVMMFERLAFMARRNPT, translated from the coding sequence ATGAGCGACCAGACAACTGAACAACAGCGTTTTGAAGGCACAAGCGATTATATCGCGACCGAAGATCTAAAGGTCGCCGTTAACGCCGCCGTGACGCTGCGCCGTCCGTTGTTGGTCAAAGGTGAGCCGGGAACAGGTAAAACGGTTCTCGCGCACGAAATCGCCAAAGCGGTGGGCGCGCCCTTGATTGAGTGGAACATCAAATCCACCACCAAGGCACAACAAGGCCTGTATGAATACGATGCGGTTGCCCGTTTGCGCGATGGCCAATTGGGCGAAGAACGCGTTCACGACATCCGCAACTACATCAAAAAGGGCAAATTGTGGGAGGCGTTCACCTCTGAAAAGCTTCCCGTTTTGCTGATCGATGAAATCGACAAAGCCGATATCGAATTCCCGAACGATCTTTTGCAAGAGCTCGATCGGATGAGCTTTGACGTGTATGAAACACAAGAACGCGTCGAGGCGAAAGAACGCCCGATTGTGGTGATCACATCGAACAATGAAAAAGAATTGCCAGACGCTTTTCTGCGCCGGTGTTTTTTCCACTACATCAAGTTCCCCGACCGTGACACGATGCAATCGATCATCGATGTGCATTATCCCGGTATCCAAAAAACCTTGGTGAAAAAGGCGATGGATATCTTCTACGAATTGCGTGAAGTGCCCGGCCTTAAGAAAAAGCCGTCGACCAGCGAGTTGCTCGATTGGCTCAAGTTGCTTTTGAACGAAGACATGCCGCTCGATATTCTTCAAGATTCCAACCCGAACAGCGCGATCCCACCGCTCCACGGTGCGTTGTTGAAGAACGAGCAAGACGTGATGATGTTCGAACGGCTCGCGTTCATGGCGCGGCGGAACCCGACCTAA